The genomic region TTCCGCAAGCTGACGCCGCCGCTCATTGTAGAAATTGAGCACCAACTCAGGATTTCGCTCAAAGCCCTCAGGCGAAGCCACATCCTCCACACGGTACCCTTCCCACAAGCCCCCTGCATCGCGAAAAGTATTGATACCACTCTCCGCACTGACGCCAGCCCCTGTGAGGACTACAATCTTCTTCTTTTTCATAAAATTGTATTTTGATACTAATTAATATTGGTGCAAAGATAGTACTTTCCTCGTGAAAAGACAGAATAAAAACTTGTAAAAATATTAACTTTATTTAAGAGAAATTCATAATAAGGCACTTAGTGCAACAAAGAGTAAAAGATGCACCCTTGCCTCAGTGGATTAAAGAAATAAAAAAGTCCTTCTAAAAATAGAAGGACTTTTTGTTTTACTTTTTGTTTACTGCTTCTGCAAGTTCTGCTCCTGCTTTGAATTTTACAACCTTCTTAGCGGGAACTTTAATCACAGCGCCAGAGCGAGGATTTCTTGCTTCTCTTGCTTCTTTCTTAGCAACAGACCAAGATCCAAAGCCTACAACGGCTACTTTGTCTCCTTTTTTCAAGGCTTTTTCAACACTCTTAAAGAAAGCATCTACTGCCTTTTTTGCGTCGGTTTTTGTCAAACCTGATTCAGCCGCAACTGCATCAATTAATTCTGTTTTGTTCATAAGATAACTCTTTAAATAAAGTTTGTGCGGACAAAAGTATGTATTTTTTTATTCCCAGCCAAGTAAAACAACAGAAAAATGCAAATTTTAATTAAACTTTAACATTTCAGACACTTTTTTAGGCTTTTTCTTTGTCCTTTACAACTTTTTACATACCTTTGCACCCGCAAAAAAATAACGTTAAAGTTCCTACAATTTATGCTCACAAGAAGACATATTCGCGTAAAAGTAATGCAATCCATCTACGCAATGCAGCAAAACCAAAGTAATGATTTAGATCAAGAACTAAAATTCTTGACCCAGAGTACTGCCGAAATGCAACACCTCTATCTACTCATTACAGCTCTCTTCACACAACTATACACACTAGCTAATGAGCAAAACCAGCTGATGCAGAAGAAATACACAGCTACTGCTGAGGAAAAAGCATTCCTTAGAAAGCTGACAAGCAACCTCCTGCTGAAATCCATAGCAGAAAACACCACCTTACAAGAGACGATTGAGACAACAAAGATGAACCTTTGGGACATCAATGGCGAATATGTAAAGATCATCTACAAAAGAATCATCGAAAGCGATACGTACCAGCAGTACAGCGCTACTAAGGACTCTTCTTTTGAAGAAGACAAGAAGTTTATCATTCGCATATACGAGGAAATTATCGCTCCTGATGAGAAGATCTACGACTACATCAGCGACTACAACCTCACTTGGAGTGATGATTATCCCGTGATCAATACCTTTATCATACGCCTACTCAATGGATTGGAACCCAATAGCAAAGAGAGTTATCTCAACCCTCCTCTTTATAAAAATGCTGACCTAAAGGAGTTTATGACTGACTTATTCAAGAAGACTGCTCTTAACGACTCTAACTTTGGGCAGTACATCATCGACAAACCTTCAAAGTGGGATGTGGAGCGCATTGCCATCATTGATCAAATCTTACTGAAGATGGCTATCTGCGAGTTTGTCAAATTCCCAAGCATCCCTATTAAAGTCACTATCAATGAGTACTTAGAAATTGCAAAAGAGTATTCCACCGATAAAAGTGCTACCTTTATTAATGGGATCCTCAACCAAGTGCTTTTGGAATTACAAGAGAAAAATCAAATAAAGAAAATAGGTAGAGGTTTACAATAGACCTTAATAATTAACTGTTAAATAATTCAATAAAATGCAGACACTAAATCAATTGGCACCTTTTATACTAATGTTCGCGGTGCTTTATTTAATGATGATTCGTCCACAGATGAAACGCCAGAAACAAGAAAAGACATTCATCAATGAGATGAAGAAAGGCGATAAAGTTATCACTAAGAGCGGTATGCACGGACGCATCGTTGAGCTCACAGATGATAGCTGTGTAATTGAGACCCTTGCTGGCAAGATCAAGTTTGAGCGCTCAGCCATTTCAATGGAAATGTCAAAGAAGCTCAATGCTACTGAAAGCAAAGAGACTAAGGACAAGTAGTAAAAGCCTTAATCAATAAAAAAGCATCATTAATATGATGCTTTTTTCATTATTGTAACCTTTATAAATGTTTTTCTATGTTGTGGCAAATAGTTTTTCAAAGAAACTCTTGCGCTCTGGTGAGAGGTCGGTAGCCTGCTCTGCAAATACAACATCTGAAACATCGGTGGCTACCAATTCAGTATGTGCTTGCTCAATATTAATCACTGGCTCAAAGTAAACTTCGCGTTTGCTCTGATCCATAATATCCATAATATATTCAATATAGGACTTGCCCTGCTTTTCTAAGAAACCTTTAAAATAGCGATTGCTCAGTTCCATATCTCCAATCTTCTCTAATTTCAACAAGGTTGCATAGAGAGGCTCAATGTGATCTTTGATAACATTCTCAGGCACTGCCTTGCGCTTTGCCATAATAGTAACTACTTCGCCCAAGATATTTCTCCCTACCTCGAAGTTCACAATCCCCCAATAGTACTTACCTGACTTTGTCAAGTTCTTTACTATAGCGTGGAAATTGCGCCCCATAGCGATGTTATCCCACAAAATCTTAAAGATAATTTTAGGCATATCGGGGTGGCGGACGATATTATGGGGTTTACCCAATAGCTCCGCTGGTGAATACTCACAAGTATCTACAAATGCTTGATTCACATCCGTGATAATACCCGCCCTATCAGTAGTACTGATGATAGTTCGCGTTTTATCCCAACTCACCTCTTCATTTATAGGGGTGGGTCTGTCTATGATTTGCTCTGACATACTCTTTTAAGATTTTACTTTACTTATCTTTTACGCGGCAAAATTAATACTTTCTACTCAAAAAGCAAGTGATTTCACGAAAAAACAATTATTTTTTTTGTTGTGAATACAACAAAATAAAAACAATCTTCTTGTAATCAGTCGATTATAGGATAAAATCGACTACTTTCTTGGATAGTCAATTTTGTATTTTAGAGTCCAAAAGCAGCTTTTATTTTATCAACATAGTCTAACTTTTCCCAAGTAAAGAGCTCTACTTCAACAGACTTCTTCTTGTGATAAGGCGAGTTAAACACCTTGGTCACTACCTTTGGGGTGCGCCCCATATGCCCATAAGCAGCTGTTTCGCTATAAATAGGGTGACGCAGCTTGAGGCGTTGCTCGATATCATAAGGGCGAAGTGAGAATATCTGCTGTACCTTCTCAGCGATCTGCCCATCGGTAAGGTTCACTTTTGCGGTGCCATAAGTATTGACATATACCCCTGTAGGCTGCGCTACCCCAATAGCATAGCTCACTTGTACGAGTATCTCATCAGCCACCCCAGCCGCTACCATATTCTTAGCGACGTGGCGCATTGCATAAGCTGCACTGCGATCTACCTTGCTTGGGTCTTTCCCTGAGAAAGCACCTCCTCCGTGAGCTCCTTTTCCTCCGTAGGTATCGACAATAATTTTGCGCCCTGTGAGTCCTGTATCACCGTGAGGTCCCCCAATGATGAACAGCCCTGTAGGATTGACGTGATAG from Capnocytophaga haemolytica harbors:
- a CDS encoding HU family DNA-binding protein, translated to MNKTELIDAVAAESGLTKTDAKKAVDAFFKSVEKALKKGDKVAVVGFGSWSVAKKEAREARNPRSGAVIKVPAKKVVKFKAGAELAEAVNKK
- a CDS encoding transcription antitermination protein NusB, whose product is MLTRRHIRVKVMQSIYAMQQNQSNDLDQELKFLTQSTAEMQHLYLLITALFTQLYTLANEQNQLMQKKYTATAEEKAFLRKLTSNLLLKSIAENTTLQETIETTKMNLWDINGEYVKIIYKRIIESDTYQQYSATKDSSFEEDKKFIIRIYEEIIAPDEKIYDYISDYNLTWSDDYPVINTFIIRLLNGLEPNSKESYLNPPLYKNADLKEFMTDLFKKTALNDSNFGQYIIDKPSKWDVERIAIIDQILLKMAICEFVKFPSIPIKVTINEYLEIAKEYSTDKSATFINGILNQVLLELQEKNQIKKIGRGLQ
- the yajC gene encoding preprotein translocase subunit YajC, translating into MQTLNQLAPFILMFAVLYLMMIRPQMKRQKQEKTFINEMKKGDKVITKSGMHGRIVELTDDSCVIETLAGKIKFERSAISMEMSKKLNATESKETKDK
- a CDS encoding PAS domain-containing protein encodes the protein MSEQIIDRPTPINEEVSWDKTRTIISTTDRAGIITDVNQAFVDTCEYSPAELLGKPHNIVRHPDMPKIIFKILWDNIAMGRNFHAIVKNLTKSGKYYWGIVNFEVGRNILGEVVTIMAKRKAVPENVIKDHIEPLYATLLKLEKIGDMELSNRYFKGFLEKQGKSYIEYIMDIMDQSKREVYFEPVINIEQAHTELVATDVSDVVFAEQATDLSPERKSFFEKLFATT